From a single Nocardioides panacis genomic region:
- a CDS encoding phosphatase PAP2 family protein — MKRRAYGLLVGVALMMGVVAVVASLTLGEGLKDPDGSLGPSWFRLPMMVVGAFVVDVVPRSLWRSRRRMSSFGTHAKSIIDEHWTRQRIGLVVVGLVSFYVTYVSYRNLKNFLPLVNDSKTHDLLLHSFDKAIMFGQEPAIVLHHLLGENVAAHVLATVYLLFLPISPASLIVFLVWSRNISYGYWYATSQCLAWALGTVSYYVLPTLGPNFAFPFLYTDLDVTGVKSLQDSLWWGRQDVLNAPLTTDSIQSVAGFASLHVGIVLTLALVTHYTVRHALIRWGMWVYFGLTVVSTLYFGWHYIADDLAGAAIAVVSVWLGGLATGQKFERHGRGSHPTTSTASVPVLDEDEDEQDRAPVPTE; from the coding sequence GTGAAACGGCGAGCGTACGGCCTCCTGGTGGGCGTGGCACTCATGATGGGTGTCGTCGCCGTTGTCGCGAGCCTGACCCTCGGCGAAGGTCTCAAGGACCCCGACGGATCGCTCGGCCCGTCGTGGTTCCGGCTGCCGATGATGGTGGTCGGCGCCTTCGTCGTCGACGTGGTGCCCCGGTCGCTGTGGCGCTCGCGACGCCGGATGTCGTCGTTCGGCACGCACGCGAAGAGCATCATCGACGAGCACTGGACCCGGCAGCGCATCGGGCTGGTCGTGGTCGGCCTGGTCAGCTTCTACGTCACCTACGTGAGCTACCGGAACCTCAAGAACTTCCTGCCGCTCGTGAACGACTCCAAGACCCACGACCTGCTGCTGCACAGCTTCGACAAGGCGATCATGTTCGGCCAGGAGCCGGCGATCGTGCTGCACCACCTGCTCGGCGAGAACGTCGCCGCGCACGTGCTGGCCACCGTCTACCTGCTGTTCCTGCCGATCTCGCCGGCGTCGCTGATCGTCTTCCTGGTCTGGTCCCGCAACATCAGCTACGGCTACTGGTACGCCACCTCGCAGTGCCTCGCGTGGGCGCTGGGCACGGTCAGCTACTACGTGCTGCCGACCCTCGGGCCCAACTTCGCGTTCCCCTTCCTCTACACCGACCTCGACGTGACCGGGGTGAAGTCGCTCCAGGACTCGCTGTGGTGGGGGCGCCAGGACGTCCTCAACGCGCCGCTGACCACCGACTCGATCCAGAGCGTGGCGGGCTTCGCGTCCCTGCACGTCGGCATCGTGCTGACGCTGGCCCTGGTCACCCACTACACGGTCCGGCACGCCCTGATCCGTTGGGGGATGTGGGTCTACTTCGGGCTGACCGTGGTCTCGACGCTGTACTTCGGCTGGCACTACATCGCCGACGACCTCGCCGGCGCGGCCATCGCGGTCGTCTCGGTCTGGCTGGGCGGCCTGGCGACCGGGCAGAAGTTCGAGCGGCACGGCCGCGGCTCGCACCCGACGACCTCCACCGCCAGCGTCCCCGTGCTGGACGAGGACGAGGACGAGCAGGACCGGGCGCCGGTCCCCACCGAGTAG
- a CDS encoding ABC transporter permease: MSRRAGAGAGVVALAALPLAFLAVFFVLPVAGIVGRGFAPDGHLDVAGVLEVLGRPRVHRVLWFTVWSAALATVVTVLLGVPVAFVLYRLRFPGRGLLRAFVLMPFVMPTVVVGVAFRTLLASSGPLGGLELDGTPAAIIAAMVFFNLAVVVRTVGSLWAGLDRRREEAAAALGASPLQVLRTVTLPALLPGIVSAASVVFLFCATAFGVVLTLGGLRYATVETEIYLLTTQLLDLQGAAALSVLQLVVVSVLLYGAQRTRSTREHALERTGERDATRRPRRRDLPVVALTTLTLGFVAAPLLTLLLRSLRVGDTWGLGHYRDLAGTGGGAGQGTALLVPASTALASSWRVAVDATLLAMLLGVLVSLAVSRRPRARSGRRAVALLDSVFMLPLGVSAVTLGFGFLVTLDRPPLDLRSSAVLVPIAQAMVALPLVVRTLVPVLGSLEPRQRQAAASLGASPLRVALSVDLPVLWRPLLAATGFAFAVSLGEFGATSFLARPENPTLPVLIYQLVSRPGDQNFGMALAASVVLGLVTVAVMAAVERFRLGSVGTF, encoded by the coding sequence ATGAGCAGGCGGGCGGGAGCAGGGGCCGGGGTCGTCGCGCTGGCGGCCCTGCCGCTGGCGTTCCTCGCGGTGTTCTTCGTGCTGCCCGTCGCGGGCATCGTCGGTCGCGGCTTCGCGCCGGACGGGCACCTCGACGTGGCCGGCGTCCTCGAGGTGCTCGGCCGGCCGCGCGTGCACCGGGTGCTGTGGTTCACGGTCTGGTCGGCCGCCCTGGCGACCGTGGTCACGGTGCTGCTCGGCGTGCCGGTCGCGTTCGTGCTCTACCGGCTGCGCTTCCCCGGCCGCGGCCTGCTGCGGGCGTTCGTGCTGATGCCGTTCGTGATGCCGACCGTGGTGGTCGGGGTCGCGTTCCGGACGCTGCTCGCCTCCTCGGGGCCGCTCGGCGGGCTGGAGCTCGACGGCACCCCGGCCGCGATCATCGCCGCGATGGTGTTCTTCAACCTGGCCGTCGTGGTCCGCACGGTCGGCTCGCTGTGGGCGGGGCTGGACCGGCGCCGCGAGGAGGCCGCGGCCGCCCTCGGCGCCTCGCCGCTGCAGGTGCTGCGGACGGTCACGCTGCCCGCCCTGCTGCCGGGCATCGTCTCGGCGGCCAGCGTGGTGTTCCTGTTCTGCGCGACGGCGTTCGGCGTCGTGCTCACGCTGGGCGGCCTGCGCTACGCGACCGTCGAGACCGAGATCTACCTGCTCACCACCCAGCTCCTCGACCTGCAGGGCGCCGCCGCCCTCTCGGTTCTCCAGCTCGTGGTGGTCAGCGTGCTGCTGTACGGCGCCCAGCGGACCCGGTCCACCCGCGAGCACGCCCTGGAGCGCACCGGCGAGCGCGACGCCACCCGCCGTCCCCGGCGCCGGGACCTGCCGGTGGTCGCGCTCACCACGCTGACCCTCGGCTTCGTCGCGGCCCCGCTGCTCACCCTGCTCCTCCGCTCGCTGCGGGTCGGCGACACCTGGGGGCTGGGGCACTACCGGGACCTCGCGGGCACCGGTGGCGGCGCCGGCCAGGGCACCGCGCTGCTGGTTCCGGCGTCCACCGCCCTCGCGAGCTCCTGGCGGGTCGCGGTCGACGCCACCCTGCTCGCGATGCTGCTCGGGGTCCTGGTGTCGCTGGCCGTCTCCCGCCGGCCGCGGGCCCGCTCCGGACGACGGGCGGTGGCGCTGCTCGACTCGGTCTTCATGCTGCCGCTCGGGGTCTCCGCGGTGACCCTGGGTTTCGGGTTCCTGGTCACCCTCGACCGGCCGCCCCTGGACCTGCGCAGCTCGGCGGTGCTGGTGCCGATCGCGCAGGCGATGGTCGCGCTGCCGCTGGTGGTCCGGACGCTGGTCCCGGTGCTGGGCTCCCTCGAACCCCGGCAGCGGCAGGCCGCGGCCTCCCTGGGCGCCTCGCCGCTGCGGGTGGCGCTCTCCGTCGACCTGCCGGTGCTCTGGCGGCCGCTGCTCGCCGCGACCGGGTTCGCGTTCGCGGTGTCGCTCGGCGAGTTCGGGGCGACCAGCTTCCTGGCCCGTCCGGAGAACCCCACCCTGCCGGTGCTGATCTACCAGCTGGTGTCGCGTCCCGGGGACCAGAACTTCGGCATGGCACTGGCCGCCTCGGTGGTCCTCGGCCTGGTCACCGTCGCGGTGATGGCGGCCGTCGAGCGGTTCCGGCTCGGGTCCGTGGGAACGTTCTGA
- a CDS encoding inorganic diphosphatase, translating to MEADRGSHGGSAVEFDVLVEIPKGQRNKYEVDHESGRIRLDRTLFTSTQYPADYGYIEDTLGLDGDPLDALVLLQEPTFPGCLIKCRAIGMFRMTDEAGGDDKVLCVPATDPRLEHLRDISHVSKFDRLEIQHFFEVYKDLEPGKSVEGANWVGRTEAEAEVVASFQRVKDLGRPMPTTRAQGAPNPH from the coding sequence ATCGAAGCAGACCGCGGCAGTCATGGAGGAAGTGCAGTGGAGTTCGACGTCCTGGTAGAGATCCCCAAGGGTCAGCGCAACAAGTACGAGGTCGACCACGAGTCGGGTCGTATCCGTCTCGACCGGACGCTGTTCACCTCCACGCAGTACCCCGCCGACTACGGCTACATCGAGGACACCCTCGGTCTGGACGGCGACCCGCTCGACGCGCTGGTGCTGCTGCAGGAGCCGACGTTCCCGGGCTGCCTGATCAAGTGCCGCGCGATCGGCATGTTCCGGATGACCGACGAGGCCGGCGGCGACGACAAGGTGCTGTGCGTCCCCGCGACGGACCCGCGCCTGGAGCACCTGCGCGACATCAGCCACGTCTCCAAGTTCGACCGCCTGGAGATCCAGCACTTCTTCGAGGTCTACAAGGACCTCGAGCCCGGCAAGTCCGTCGAGGGCGCCAACTGGGTGGGTCGCACCGAGGCCGAGGCCGAGGTCGTCGCGTCGTTCCAGCGGGTCAAGGACCTGGGCCGGCCGATGCCCACCACCCGCGCGCAGGGCGCTCCCAACCCGCACTGA
- the dacB gene encoding D-alanyl-D-alanine carboxypeptidase/D-alanyl-D-alanine endopeptidase, with product MSRTNVGNEEPGGFEVPERDAAHVRDRSRWFRRSTAGLVVLVLVAAGLTFRFDLGARWFGFDFPSPVTQPAQVLPPPGLELPAARPAAAVAPTSAAVPVDPAAVRRAVAALVADRRLGRHVAVDVAQLPDGTVVYRHGARLVTPASTLKMLTATAALEALGPDHRFTTRVVATPSSPRIVLVGGGDPLLGRTAGDPDGTYPARADLDTLARATARGLRAVGRSRVRLGYDTSLFAGPAVNPRWEPSYVPDAVVSPISPLWVDEGRERTGLAGRSADPAAAAAQVFADALRRRGITVLGRPSPGPAADGAQDLASVQGAPLAQVVQHVLEVSDNEGAEVLSRQVALAEGRPGSFAGGARAVRSVLTRLGVDLTGDRVYDGSGLSRHDLITPGTLLSVIATASAPEHPGLRSVVADLPVAGFTGSLAYRFQTGDRAGLGTVRAKTGTLTGVHGLTGTVTTVDGAVLGFVAIADRVRLPNTLAARSLLDEISAALAGCTCAATP from the coding sequence GTGTCCCGCACGAACGTCGGGAACGAGGAGCCGGGAGGGTTCGAGGTGCCGGAACGTGACGCAGCACACGTCCGCGACCGCTCCCGGTGGTTCCGCCGGAGCACCGCCGGCCTGGTCGTGCTGGTCCTGGTCGCGGCCGGCCTGACCTTCCGTTTCGACCTCGGCGCCCGCTGGTTCGGGTTCGACTTCCCGTCCCCGGTGACCCAGCCGGCGCAGGTGCTCCCGCCCCCGGGGCTCGAGCTGCCCGCCGCCCGGCCTGCCGCCGCGGTCGCGCCGACCTCCGCGGCCGTGCCCGTCGACCCCGCCGCCGTACGACGGGCGGTGGCTGCGCTGGTCGCGGACCGCCGGCTCGGCCGGCACGTCGCGGTCGACGTCGCCCAGCTCCCCGACGGCACCGTGGTCTACCGGCACGGCGCCCGGCTGGTGACCCCGGCCTCGACGCTGAAGATGCTCACCGCCACCGCGGCGCTCGAGGCCCTGGGTCCCGACCACCGCTTCACCACCCGGGTGGTCGCGACGCCGTCCTCGCCCCGCATCGTGCTGGTCGGCGGCGGCGACCCGCTGCTCGGCCGCACCGCCGGCGACCCGGACGGCACCTACCCGGCCCGCGCCGACCTGGACACCCTGGCCCGGGCCACCGCCCGCGGGCTCCGCGCGGTCGGCCGGTCGCGGGTCCGGCTCGGCTACGACACCTCGCTGTTCGCCGGTCCGGCGGTGAACCCGCGCTGGGAGCCCTCCTACGTCCCCGACGCCGTGGTCAGCCCGATCTCGCCGCTGTGGGTCGACGAGGGCCGGGAGCGCACCGGGCTCGCCGGGCGCAGCGCCGACCCGGCCGCCGCGGCGGCCCAGGTGTTCGCGGACGCCCTGCGCCGGCGCGGGATCACCGTGCTCGGCCGGCCGTCCCCGGGGCCGGCCGCCGACGGCGCCCAGGACCTCGCCTCGGTCCAGGGCGCCCCGCTCGCCCAGGTCGTCCAGCACGTGCTCGAGGTCAGCGACAACGAGGGCGCCGAGGTGCTGTCCCGCCAGGTGGCGCTGGCCGAGGGCCGGCCCGGCTCCTTCGCGGGCGGCGCCCGCGCCGTCCGGTCGGTGCTCACCCGGCTGGGCGTCGACCTGACCGGGGACCGGGTGTACGACGGCAGCGGGCTGTCCCGGCACGACCTGATCACCCCGGGGACGCTGCTGTCGGTGATCGCCACCGCCTCCGCTCCCGAGCACCCCGGGCTGCGCAGCGTGGTCGCCGACCTGCCGGTGGCCGGGTTCACCGGCTCCCTGGCCTACCGGTTCCAGACCGGGGACCGGGCCGGGCTGGGCACCGTCCGGGCGAAGACCGGCACCCTGACCGGGGTGCACGGGCTGACCGGCACGGTGACCACGGTGGACGGGGCGGTGCTGGGCTTCGTCGCCATCGCGGACCGGGTGCGGCTGCCGAACACGCTGGCCGCGCGGTCCCTGCTCGACGAGATCTCCGCAGCGCTGGCCGGCTGCACCTGCGCAGCCACCCCGTAG
- the hpt gene encoding hypoxanthine phosphoribosyltransferase encodes MDESHIEGDLVNILFTEEQIQSRLGELAAEIEAEYEGKDILLVGVLRGAVMVMADLARHFSRHLEMDWMAVSSYGSGTKSSGVVRILKDLDTDISGRHVIIVEDIIDTGLTLSWLVSNLTSRAPASVEICTLLRKPEALQMSVDVKWVGYDIPNEFVVGYGLDYAERYRNLRSIGTLAPHVYS; translated from the coding sequence ATGGACGAATCGCACATCGAGGGCGACCTGGTGAACATCCTCTTCACCGAGGAGCAGATCCAGTCCCGGCTCGGTGAGCTGGCCGCCGAGATCGAGGCGGAGTACGAAGGCAAGGACATCCTCCTGGTCGGCGTCCTGCGCGGCGCGGTGATGGTGATGGCCGACCTGGCCCGGCACTTCAGCCGGCACCTCGAGATGGACTGGATGGCGGTCTCGTCCTACGGGTCGGGGACCAAGTCCTCCGGCGTGGTCCGCATCCTCAAGGACCTCGACACCGACATCTCCGGCCGGCACGTGATCATCGTCGAGGACATCATCGACACCGGGCTGACGCTGTCCTGGCTGGTCTCCAACCTGACCTCGCGCGCCCCGGCCTCGGTCGAGATCTGCACGCTGCTGCGCAAGCCCGAGGCCCTGCAGATGTCGGTCGACGTCAAGTGGGTCGGCTACGACATCCCCAACGAGTTCGTGGTCGGCTACGGCCTCGACTACGCCGAGCGCTACCGCAACCTGCGCTCCATCGGCACCCTCGCGCCGCACGTCTACTCCTGA
- the tilS gene encoding tRNA lysidine(34) synthetase TilS has protein sequence MTLPPAVAAVRLAVRRCLADVEDGVVLVACSGGADSLALLAATVFEARRTARHVVGVTVDHGLQAGSAAHAASVVAQMASLGVDETVSVRVAVSAAGQGPEAAAREARYAVLAEVAQRSGSDVVLLGHTLDDQAETVLLGLTRGSGSRSLSGMRPAFGPYRRPLLDVTRAQTEVACRDEGIGFWTDPHNEDPRFTRSRVRHEVLPVLERELGPGVAVALARTADQLREDSAALDGLADAVLREVDRDGALACSRLAAQPRAVVVRVLRRAALAAGCPDAELFRVHVLAMAELVPGPPGPVRGKQVRLPGHLTAFRDGDWLGFRRTPVAG, from the coding sequence GTGACGCTGCCCCCGGCCGTCGCCGCGGTCCGGCTCGCCGTCCGCCGCTGCCTGGCCGACGTCGAGGACGGGGTGGTGCTGGTGGCCTGCTCCGGCGGCGCGGACTCCCTCGCGCTGCTGGCGGCCACCGTCTTCGAGGCGCGGCGCACCGCCCGGCACGTCGTCGGGGTGACCGTCGACCACGGGCTGCAGGCGGGCTCCGCGGCCCACGCGGCCTCGGTGGTCGCGCAGATGGCGTCGCTCGGCGTCGACGAGACCGTCTCGGTGCGGGTCGCGGTGAGCGCCGCCGGCCAGGGCCCCGAGGCCGCCGCCCGCGAGGCGAGGTACGCCGTGCTGGCCGAGGTCGCGCAGCGCAGCGGGTCCGACGTCGTCCTGCTCGGGCACACCCTCGACGACCAGGCCGAGACCGTGCTGCTCGGGCTGACCCGCGGCTCGGGGAGCCGGTCGCTGTCCGGGATGCGCCCCGCCTTCGGCCCCTACCGCCGGCCCCTCCTCGACGTGACGCGCGCCCAGACGGAGGTGGCCTGCCGCGACGAGGGAATCGGGTTCTGGACCGACCCGCACAACGAGGACCCACGTTTCACCCGGTCCCGGGTGCGGCACGAGGTGCTGCCGGTCCTCGAGCGGGAGCTGGGACCGGGGGTCGCCGTGGCCCTGGCCCGCACCGCCGACCAGCTCCGCGAGGACTCCGCCGCCCTGGACGGTCTCGCCGACGCGGTGCTCCGCGAGGTCGACCGGGACGGGGCGCTCGCGTGCTCCCGGCTGGCCGCGCAGCCGCGGGCGGTCGTGGTCCGGGTGCTCCGGCGGGCCGCCCTGGCCGCGGGCTGCCCCGACGCCGAGCTGTTCCGGGTGCACGTGCTGGCGATGGCCGAGCTGGTGCCGGGACCGCCCGGCCCGGTCCGCGGCAAGCAGGTCCGGCTGCCCGGTCACCTGACCGCGTTCCGCGACGGGGACTGGCTGGGGTTCCGCCGAACCCCTGTGGCAGGCTGA
- a CDS encoding ABC transporter ATP-binding protein yields MLTVRDLTVRFDAAAPAVDDVSLDLPAGQVLAVLGPSGCGKSTLLRAVAGLEALDAGSVSYDGQDLAAVPTHRRGFALMFQDGQLFPHQTVAGNVGYPLRLRRIPKDQVARRVAELLELVGLPGLGDRSITHLSGGERQRVALARALAVEPRLLLLDEPLSALDRGLRERLAHDLRDILVTAGTTALLVTHDQEEAFAVADRMALMRAGRLVQAGTVEEVWRRPADAEAARFLGYATVLEGDAARTVTGSAAPVALRRSALREVPHGPLLGRVTAARMTPELVRLTVHVEGVGDLPAVADLPHPGGPGPGVGQDVRLVVDLTRTAPLGRSDPPALST; encoded by the coding sequence GTGCTCACCGTCCGCGACCTCACCGTGCGCTTCGACGCCGCCGCCCCCGCCGTCGACGACGTCAGCCTCGACCTCCCCGCCGGACAGGTGCTGGCGGTGCTCGGGCCGTCCGGGTGCGGGAAGTCCACGCTGCTGCGCGCGGTCGCCGGCCTGGAGGCGCTCGACGCCGGCAGCGTCTCCTACGACGGGCAGGACCTGGCCGCCGTACCCACGCACCGGCGGGGCTTCGCGCTGATGTTCCAGGACGGCCAGCTCTTCCCGCACCAGACCGTGGCCGGCAACGTCGGCTACCCGCTGCGCCTGCGCCGCATCCCCAAGGACCAGGTGGCCCGCCGGGTGGCCGAGCTGCTCGAGCTGGTCGGCCTGCCCGGGCTCGGCGACCGCAGCATCACGCACCTGTCCGGCGGCGAGCGGCAGCGGGTCGCCCTGGCCCGCGCGCTGGCGGTCGAGCCGCGGCTGCTGCTGCTCGACGAGCCGCTGTCCGCCCTCGACCGCGGGCTGCGCGAGCGGCTCGCCCACGACCTGCGCGACATCCTGGTCACCGCCGGTACGACGGCCCTGCTGGTCACCCACGACCAGGAGGAGGCGTTCGCGGTGGCCGACCGGATGGCGCTGATGCGGGCCGGGCGGCTGGTCCAGGCGGGCACCGTCGAGGAGGTCTGGCGCCGGCCGGCGGACGCCGAGGCGGCCCGGTTCCTCGGCTACGCCACGGTCCTCGAGGGGGACGCGGCCCGCACCGTCACCGGGTCGGCGGCCCCGGTCGCGCTGCGCAGGTCGGCGCTGCGCGAGGTCCCGCACGGGCCGCTGCTCGGACGGGTCACCGCGGCGCGGATGACCCCGGAGCTGGTCCGGCTGACCGTGCACGTCGAGGGGGTCGGAGACCTGCCGGCGGTCGCGGACCTGCCGCACCCGGGCGGTCCCGGACCCGGGGTCGGGCAGGACGTGCGGCTGGTGGTCGATCTCACGCGGACCGCGCCGCTCGGCCGATCTGACCCGCCGGCCCTCAGCACCTAG
- a CDS encoding acyl-CoA dehydrogenase family protein gives MADRDVLDVPALTATLDGKYAEVRALVRSNLAAHAGILEDQRTLPRDEFRERVLEVVQEMAATGQTGFGFPAEYGGGGDVGASVAAFETLALGDLSVVVKVGVQFGLFGGAILQLGTRPHHEAYLDDLIHGRLLGCFAMTESGHGSNVQALGTTATYDAGTGEFVLDTPDDRARKDYIGNAARHASHAVVFAQLVVGEESHGVHAFVVRIRDDRGEPAPGVRIEDCGPKIGLNGVDNGRLWFDSVRVARTDLLDRYAAVTEDGRYTSGIENANRRFFTMLGTLVQGRVCVGGAAVNASKVALAIAVEYAQRRRQFGNPGSGTEEVLLDYGMHQRRLFPLLARTYALHFAQERVAADLHAAFSDIEEEGAAELARRALESRAAGTKALGTWHASRTIQECREACGGAGYLSVNRFDALRADTDVFTTFEGDNTILMQLVAKGLLTDYKDSFEDLDQIGLVRFVASTAVETVLERTNARSVLERLRDVVPVGGRTAEEVPDLLDSRYQLELLTWREEHLLASLARRLKSGIDAGTDPAEVFSRCQDHVIGAAHAHVERIVLEAFLDKLATVEAGPNRDALKLLCDLSALSGVEADRGWFLEHGRLSGARAKAVTAQVNELGRRLRPLAQQLVDAFGIPREMLRTELLEFSGS, from the coding sequence ATGGCCGACCGCGACGTGCTCGACGTCCCTGCCCTGACCGCGACCCTGGACGGGAAGTACGCCGAGGTGCGTGCCCTGGTCCGGAGCAACCTCGCCGCGCACGCCGGCATCCTCGAGGACCAGCGGACGCTGCCCCGCGACGAGTTCCGCGAACGCGTCCTCGAGGTCGTCCAGGAGATGGCGGCCACGGGGCAGACCGGCTTCGGCTTCCCCGCGGAGTACGGCGGCGGCGGCGACGTCGGAGCCTCGGTGGCGGCCTTCGAGACGCTCGCGCTCGGGGACCTGTCGGTGGTGGTCAAGGTGGGCGTCCAGTTCGGCCTGTTCGGCGGCGCGATCCTGCAGCTCGGCACCCGGCCGCACCACGAGGCCTACCTCGACGACCTGATCCACGGTCGGCTGCTCGGCTGCTTCGCGATGACGGAGTCCGGCCACGGCTCCAACGTGCAGGCGCTCGGCACCACCGCGACGTACGACGCGGGGACCGGCGAGTTCGTCCTCGACACCCCGGACGACCGGGCCCGCAAGGACTACATCGGCAACGCCGCCCGGCACGCCAGCCACGCGGTCGTGTTCGCCCAGCTCGTGGTGGGCGAGGAGTCGCACGGCGTGCACGCGTTCGTGGTCCGGATCCGCGACGACCGCGGCGAGCCGGCGCCCGGCGTGCGCATCGAGGACTGCGGGCCCAAGATCGGCCTCAACGGCGTGGACAACGGACGCCTCTGGTTCGACTCGGTGCGGGTCGCGCGCACCGACCTGCTGGACCGCTACGCCGCGGTCACCGAGGACGGCCGCTACACCTCCGGCATCGAGAACGCCAACCGGAGGTTCTTCACCATGCTCGGCACCCTGGTGCAGGGCCGGGTGTGCGTGGGCGGGGCGGCGGTCAACGCCTCCAAGGTGGCGCTGGCGATCGCCGTGGAGTACGCCCAGCGGCGCCGGCAGTTCGGCAACCCGGGCTCCGGCACCGAGGAGGTGCTCCTCGACTACGGCATGCACCAGCGCCGGCTGTTCCCGCTGCTGGCCCGCACCTACGCGCTGCACTTCGCCCAGGAGCGGGTGGCCGCCGACCTGCACGCAGCGTTCTCCGACATCGAGGAGGAGGGGGCCGCCGAGCTGGCCCGCCGGGCGCTGGAGTCACGCGCGGCCGGCACCAAGGCGCTGGGCACCTGGCACGCGTCCCGGACCATCCAGGAGTGCCGCGAGGCGTGCGGCGGGGCCGGCTACCTGTCGGTGAACCGGTTCGACGCGCTGCGCGCCGACACGGACGTGTTCACCACCTTCGAGGGCGACAACACGATCCTGATGCAGCTGGTCGCCAAGGGCCTGCTCACCGACTACAAGGACTCCTTCGAGGACCTCGACCAGATCGGGCTGGTGCGGTTCGTGGCGTCCACGGCGGTGGAGACGGTGCTCGAGCGCACCAACGCCCGCTCGGTCCTGGAGCGGCTGCGCGACGTGGTGCCGGTGGGCGGCCGGACGGCCGAGGAGGTCCCGGACCTGCTGGACAGCCGCTACCAGCTCGAGCTGCTGACCTGGCGCGAGGAGCACCTGCTGGCCTCCCTGGCCCGACGGCTCAAGAGCGGTATCGACGCCGGGACCGACCCGGCCGAGGTGTTCAGTCGCTGCCAGGACCACGTCATCGGCGCGGCCCACGCGCACGTCGAGCGGATCGTGCTCGAGGCGTTCCTCGACAAGCTCGCGACCGTCGAGGCCGGCCCGAACCGGGACGCGCTCAAGCTGCTGTGCGACCTCTCCGCGCTCAGCGGCGTGGAGGCCGACCGCGGCTGGTTCCTCGAGCACGGCCGGCTCTCCGGGGCGCGGGCGAAGGCCGTCACGGCCCAGGTCAACGAGCTGGGCCGCCGGCTGCGCCCGCTGGCCCAGCAGCTCGTCGACGCCTTCGGGATCCCGCGCGAGATGCTCCGCACCGAGCTGCTGGAGTTCTCCGGCAGCTGA
- a CDS encoding NlpC/P60 family protein gives MRRLRLATPAATVTLALALTVGLGVAAVPVASGDQGNGAGSGSGDGSGAYPSQDQVDRAKARAERTAHDVGAIKGRLLLANQRLDEANLRAEQASEAYNGAMWHLEQARDAYRQAKADAAHARRTVAVQRDRIGGLVAQSYQNGGDLTALNAMMSADGPERVLDQYAAFQGASTALQADYKRFAATESLAQVFESKARHAKARQVVLAARAEEAKAAATASADAAQSEAAGIAAEKDRLIRALAQAQHISVGLARQRQTALEEIARKRAEARARAEAAAAAKAAAEEAARQQAADEATAKKKAAEQAAAAQQQAADEAAAKKKAAQQAQDQAQSQDQTPTPKPDPTPDPPTPPTPPTPPTPPTPPTPPTPPDPPAPSGGIDGVLAYAKAQLGEPYRWGATGPDSWDCSGLTMRAWAAAGRSLPHYSVAQYDAGTPIPVADARAGDLLFWSSNGRPSGIHHVALALGGGSFLEAPHTGANVRYNTIYAWYPDFAVRL, from the coding sequence TTGCGACGACTGCGCCTGGCCACCCCCGCGGCCACCGTGACCCTGGCCCTGGCCCTCACGGTGGGCCTCGGGGTGGCGGCCGTCCCGGTCGCCTCGGGCGACCAGGGCAACGGGGCCGGCAGCGGATCGGGCGACGGGTCGGGCGCCTACCCGAGCCAGGACCAGGTCGACCGCGCCAAGGCCCGCGCCGAGCGCACCGCGCACGACGTCGGCGCCATCAAGGGCCGGCTGCTCCTGGCCAACCAGCGCCTCGACGAGGCCAACCTGCGCGCCGAGCAGGCCTCCGAGGCCTACAACGGCGCGATGTGGCACCTCGAGCAGGCGCGGGACGCCTACCGGCAGGCGAAGGCGGACGCCGCCCACGCCCGTCGTACGGTCGCCGTTCAGCGGGACCGGATCGGCGGCCTGGTCGCGCAGTCGTACCAGAACGGCGGGGACCTCACCGCGCTGAACGCGATGATGAGCGCCGACGGCCCCGAGCGCGTCCTCGACCAGTACGCCGCCTTCCAGGGCGCCTCGACCGCCCTGCAGGCCGACTACAAGCGGTTCGCGGCCACGGAGTCGCTCGCGCAGGTCTTCGAGAGCAAGGCCCGGCACGCCAAGGCCCGGCAGGTCGTGCTGGCGGCGAGGGCCGAGGAGGCCAAGGCGGCCGCCACCGCCAGCGCGGACGCCGCCCAGTCCGAGGCGGCCGGCATCGCCGCCGAGAAGGACCGGCTGATCCGGGCGCTCGCGCAGGCCCAGCACATCTCGGTCGGCCTGGCCCGCCAGCGCCAGACCGCCCTGGAGGAGATCGCCCGCAAGCGGGCCGAGGCCCGGGCCCGGGCCGAGGCGGCGGCAGCCGCCAAGGCCGCCGCCGAGGAAGCCGCCCGGCAGCAGGCCGCCGACGAGGCGACCGCGAAGAAGAAGGCGGCCGAGCAGGCCGCGGCGGCCCAGCAGCAGGCCGCGGACGAGGCGGCCGCCAAGAAGAAGGCCGCCCAGCAGGCCCAGGACCAGGCCCAGAGCCAGGACCAGACGCCGACCCCGAAGCCGGACCCCACGCCGGACCCGCCGACGCCGCCCACCCCGCCGACCCCGCCGACCCCGCCGACCCCGCCGACCCCGCCGACGCCGCCGGACCCGCCGGCGCCCAGCGGCGGGATCGACGGCGTGCTCGCCTACGCCAAGGCGCAGCTGGGCGAGCCCTACCGCTGGGGCGCCACGGGTCCGGACTCGTGGGACTGCTCCGGGCTGACGATGCGGGCCTGGGCCGCCGCCGGGAGGTCGCTGCCGCACTACTCCGTCGCGCAGTACGACGCCGGCACCCCGATCCCGGTGGCCGACGCCCGGGCGGGCGACCTGCTGTTCTGGAGCTCGAACGGCCGGCCCAGCGGCATCCACCACGTGGCACTGGCCCTCGGCGGCGGGAGCTTCCTGGAGGCCCCGCACACCGGCGCGAACGTCCGGTACAACACGATCTACGCGTGGTACCCGGACTTCGCGGTGCGCCTGTAA